A genomic segment from Parolsenella catena encodes:
- a CDS encoding PTS galactitol transporter subunit IIC translates to MDAFLNGFMTVFNAIMNAGVYVMLPIIITLLSLLFGLKLSKAFKAGVTIAIGFAGINLVVQLMKDQLGPAAKAMVDTVGIQLDVLDVGWSALASAAWASTLVPVIVLEVIAINIVMVVLKLTDTMDIDIWNYHSMLTCGGLIFFVTGNPAYALIGVAIMSIITFKFADWTQPFVSHYFGIPGVSLPHVPAQSSLIIAAPLNWLFDKIPGLNKIDIDMSGVRKYLGFFGEPWMLGLILGCVIGALAGYDPGKIFTLGIYMSAVMVLIPRMTQIFVEGLMPVSEAAGEWCQKHFNGRELHIGLDAAVIVGDESVITLTLLMTPITILLAVILPGNRMLPFADLAVITFRICLILAICRGNMFRSLIIGTVVMASVLYCGTWSAEAMTGFATATGLSFDSGLIGSFCGPSLLMSYIIFKACTTNPVVIIPIILVVLAAVWYIVEKKVGMKKVEEYAAACDDMLE, encoded by the coding sequence ATGGACGCATTCCTGAATGGATTCATGACGGTGTTTAACGCCATCATGAACGCCGGAGTCTACGTGATGCTGCCTATCATCATCACGCTTCTCTCCCTGCTCTTTGGTCTGAAGCTGAGTAAGGCTTTTAAGGCCGGTGTTACGATTGCCATTGGCTTCGCAGGCATCAACCTTGTCGTTCAGCTTATGAAGGATCAGCTTGGCCCCGCGGCAAAGGCCATGGTTGATACCGTTGGTATTCAGCTCGATGTTCTCGACGTGGGATGGAGCGCTCTTGCGTCGGCCGCTTGGGCAAGCACCCTCGTTCCTGTTATCGTGCTCGAGGTTATTGCCATCAATATCGTGATGGTGGTTCTTAAGCTGACGGATACGATGGACATCGATATTTGGAACTACCACAGCATGCTTACCTGTGGTGGCCTGATCTTCTTCGTGACCGGCAACCCTGCATACGCTTTGATTGGCGTTGCCATCATGTCAATCATCACGTTCAAGTTCGCCGACTGGACGCAGCCCTTTGTGTCTCACTACTTTGGCATCCCCGGAGTTTCGCTGCCTCATGTGCCTGCTCAGAGCTCCCTTATCATTGCGGCTCCCCTGAACTGGCTCTTCGATAAGATTCCCGGTCTCAACAAAATCGATATCGATATGTCTGGCGTTCGCAAGTATCTCGGCTTCTTCGGTGAGCCCTGGATGCTTGGACTTATCCTCGGCTGCGTCATTGGTGCGCTTGCCGGCTATGATCCGGGTAAGATTTTCACCCTTGGTATTTACATGTCTGCCGTCATGGTGCTCATCCCCCGCATGACCCAGATCTTCGTTGAGGGCCTTATGCCCGTGTCCGAGGCGGCTGGCGAGTGGTGCCAGAAGCACTTCAACGGCCGAGAGCTTCACATTGGCCTTGACGCTGCCGTCATCGTCGGCGATGAGTCCGTCATTACGCTGACGCTGCTCATGACCCCCATCACCATTCTTCTTGCTGTGATTCTGCCTGGTAACCGCATGCTTCCGTTTGCCGACCTCGCGGTCATCACGTTCCGCATCTGCCTTATCCTGGCCATTTGCCGCGGCAACATGTTCCGCTCGCTCATCATCGGCACCGTTGTCATGGCATCGGTTCTCTACTGCGGAACTTGGTCTGCTGAGGCTATGACCGGCTTTGCTACGGCTACCGGTCTGAGCTTCGACTCTGGTCTCATCGGCTCCTTCTGCGGACCGTCCCTGCTTATGTCCTACATCATTTTCAAGGCCTGCACCACGAATCCTGTGGTCATCATCCCGATTATTCTCGTCGTTCTCGCTGCCGTTTGGTACATCGTCGAGAAGAAGGTTGGCATGAAGAAGGTCGAGGAGTACGCCGCCGCTTGCGACGACATGTTGGAATAG
- a CDS encoding PTS sugar transporter subunit IIB, protein MKKILFACGNGMVTSTMVAHKVTDYLKENGVEVKYNQCRVQEVEHLAQDYDLVVTSGRFKKGAVQTPVIMGTPLLTGINEKAVLQQILDAVK, encoded by the coding sequence ATGAAGAAGATCTTGTTTGCGTGTGGCAACGGCATGGTGACGTCGACAATGGTCGCACACAAGGTGACCGACTACCTCAAGGAGAACGGCGTTGAGGTCAAGTACAACCAATGTCGCGTCCAGGAGGTGGAGCATCTCGCCCAGGATTACGACCTTGTGGTTACTTCGGGCAGGTTCAAGAAGGGTGCCGTCCAGACGCCGGTGATCATGGGAACTCCTCTGCTCACGGGCATTAACGAGAAGGCCGTCCTGCAGCAGATTCTCGACGCGGTCAAGTAG
- a CDS encoding PTS sugar transporter subunit IIA has protein sequence MAGVKFNESLVLDLENPESTAQVEGVLANHLYELGSVKESYMGALAEREKNYPTALEVGEINVAIPHCDAENANEAAVCVGILRKPVDWRRMDDPDATTPVRLVFMLALNEAHSHLEMIQKIIGVIQDQEFAKKLAESNAHEAYELLAPRFAE, from the coding sequence ATGGCAGGAGTTAAGTTCAACGAGTCGCTCGTTCTGGATCTTGAGAATCCCGAGAGCACGGCCCAGGTCGAGGGCGTACTGGCAAACCACCTTTATGAGCTTGGTAGCGTTAAGGAAAGCTATATGGGTGCCTTGGCTGAGCGCGAGAAGAACTATCCCACGGCGCTCGAGGTCGGCGAGATTAACGTGGCCATACCTCACTGCGACGCCGAGAACGCTAATGAGGCCGCGGTCTGCGTTGGCATTCTTCGCAAGCCAGTGGATTGGCGACGCATGGATGACCCCGACGCCACGACGCCCGTGAGGCTCGTTTTCATGCTTGCACTTAACGAGGCTCACTCCCACCTCGAGATGATTCAGAAGATCATCGGCGTTATCCAGGACCAGGAGTTTGCCAAGAAGCTTGCCGAAAGCAATGCCCATGAGGCTTACGAGCTTCTCGCTCCTCGATTCGCAGAGTAG
- a CDS encoding bifunctional 4-hydroxy-2-oxoglutarate aldolase/2-dehydro-3-deoxy-phosphogluconate aldolase, whose translation MFDKNADFPKVTVILRGYTYEQCRCVVEQLVGTKLNAVEVAFNTPGAAGIIERLNEEFGSEVKIGAGTVTTEERAVAAVKAGAHFMLSPINFSDRIFEIAKDAGVVTVPAAFSPSEIVEMFDKGADIVKVFPAGILGPKYFSDVQAPLDYLPLMAVGGVNGGNVQEFFDAGCSYAGIGSGIFDKQDIREMNSSALADQITEFEKRVRW comes from the coding sequence ATGTTTGACAAGAATGCTGATTTTCCCAAGGTGACGGTGATTCTTCGAGGCTATACATACGAGCAATGCCGCTGCGTGGTCGAGCAGCTCGTTGGCACGAAGCTCAATGCCGTTGAGGTTGCGTTTAACACTCCAGGCGCTGCCGGCATTATCGAGAGGCTTAACGAGGAGTTTGGCTCCGAGGTAAAGATTGGCGCCGGCACGGTCACGACGGAAGAGCGCGCGGTTGCCGCCGTTAAGGCGGGCGCGCACTTCATGTTGTCGCCTATCAACTTCTCGGACCGGATCTTTGAGATTGCGAAGGACGCCGGTGTGGTAACGGTCCCCGCGGCGTTTAGTCCCTCCGAAATCGTTGAGATGTTCGACAAGGGCGCCGACATCGTGAAGGTGTTCCCCGCGGGCATCCTGGGCCCCAAGTACTTTAGCGACGTGCAAGCTCCTCTGGATTACTTGCCTCTCATGGCTGTTGGCGGCGTTAACGGCGGCAACGTCCAGGAGTTCTTCGATGCCGGCTGCTCTTACGCCGGAATTGGCTCCGGCATTTTCGACAAGCAGGACATCAGAGAGATGAACTCGTCGGCCCTGGCGGACCAGATTACTGAGTTCGAGAAGCGCGTGAGGTGGTAG
- the ilvD gene encoding dihydroxy-acid dehydratase — protein sequence MQRAIDKLEPFQRAISKAHLAAAGVSIDSLENPDKPLIAIANSWNELCPGHEPLRQLAAEVKKGILEAGGEPIEFNTIGMCDGVAQGHAGMRYCLPHRDLIADSCEAMIVGEGCFDGVVYMGSCDKIIPGMLMAAARIDLPAAIVTAGPCYDEIKPSESKALRARFLAGEATEREVIEGTLRYYTGPGICPFLGTANTMGCLCEGLGMMLPYGALWPSSTSQRRFSARRTGAAVVDLVRRNIKPSDIMTQAALDNAVALLASIGGSLNALIHLPALADELGLECTWAKVAQTTSHTPVVCNVVPNGDISCINLYKAGGIPAVLKTIEGSLDTSVMTVAGKTMGEELAGDIPVDRSVIRTQDDPASVANGIQVLYGNLAPEGALVKTSAVPAEQHVWSGPAMVFNSEDEAFTAYNENRIAAGTGVVVRYEGPKGGPGMKELHRVTEIMKGIPNSAVITDGRFSGASGGLSVGYLCPEALDGAPIALVEDGDIIRVDLSQNLIELEVDEAELERRRAKWEPVIHENGGRLLARYAKQVGSAKTGAVLR from the coding sequence ATGCAGCGAGCAATTGACAAGTTGGAGCCCTTCCAGAGGGCCATCTCTAAGGCTCACCTTGCGGCGGCGGGTGTATCCATTGACTCTCTCGAGAATCCGGACAAGCCACTCATTGCCATTGCCAACAGCTGGAATGAGCTCTGCCCCGGCCATGAGCCGCTGCGGCAGCTTGCCGCCGAGGTCAAGAAGGGAATCTTGGAGGCTGGCGGCGAACCCATTGAGTTCAACACCATTGGCATGTGTGATGGCGTGGCGCAGGGCCATGCAGGCATGCGCTACTGCCTGCCCCACCGCGACCTTATCGCGGACTCGTGCGAGGCCATGATCGTGGGCGAGGGGTGCTTTGACGGCGTTGTCTATATGGGTAGCTGTGACAAGATTATCCCCGGCATGCTCATGGCCGCGGCGCGCATCGACCTGCCCGCCGCCATCGTTACCGCAGGCCCCTGCTATGACGAGATCAAGCCGTCCGAATCCAAGGCCCTGCGCGCTCGCTTCCTGGCGGGAGAGGCCACCGAGCGCGAGGTCATCGAGGGGACGCTTCGTTACTACACGGGTCCCGGCATCTGCCCGTTCTTGGGTACGGCCAATACCATGGGCTGCCTCTGCGAGGGTCTTGGCATGATGCTTCCCTATGGAGCGCTGTGGCCCTCTTCCACGAGTCAGCGCCGCTTCTCTGCCAGGCGTACGGGCGCCGCGGTTGTTGACCTGGTGCGCAGGAACATTAAGCCCAGCGACATCATGACGCAGGCTGCGCTCGACAACGCAGTGGCACTGCTTGCCTCCATTGGTGGGTCGCTGAATGCGCTCATTCACCTGCCGGCCCTGGCCGACGAACTGGGCCTTGAGTGCACGTGGGCAAAGGTGGCCCAGACCACCTCGCACACGCCCGTGGTCTGTAACGTGGTGCCTAACGGTGACATCTCGTGCATCAACCTGTACAAGGCGGGCGGCATCCCTGCCGTGCTTAAGACCATCGAGGGGAGCCTCGACACCTCAGTCATGACGGTGGCGGGCAAGACGATGGGTGAGGAGCTGGCAGGCGACATCCCCGTTGACCGCTCGGTTATTCGCACACAGGATGACCCCGCCTCTGTTGCGAATGGCATTCAGGTGCTCTACGGCAACCTTGCTCCCGAGGGAGCGCTGGTGAAGACGAGCGCCGTGCCTGCCGAGCAGCATGTCTGGAGCGGTCCTGCCATGGTGTTCAACTCCGAGGACGAGGCGTTTACCGCGTATAACGAGAACCGTATTGCTGCTGGTACGGGTGTTGTGGTTCGCTATGAGGGACCAAAGGGCGGCCCGGGAATGAAGGAACTCCATCGCGTGACGGAGATTATGAAGGGCATTCCCAACTCGGCTGTTATCACTGACGGGCGCTTCTCTGGTGCATCGGGCGGGCTGTCCGTTGGTTACCTGTGTCCCGAGGCGCTCGACGGCGCGCCCATTGCGCTTGTGGAGGATGGTGACATCATCCGCGTTGATCTGAGCCAGAACCTCATTGAGCTTGAGGTGGATGAGGCCGAGCTGGAGCGTAGGCGCGCGAAGTGGGAGCCGGTGATTCACGAGAACGGCGGAAGGCTTCTTGCCCGGTATGCCAAGCAGGTTGGTTCTGCAAAGACGGGTGCTGTCTTGAGATAA